One stretch of Punica granatum isolate Tunisia-2019 chromosome 5, ASM765513v2, whole genome shotgun sequence DNA includes these proteins:
- the LOC116207650 gene encoding ubiquitin carboxyl-terminal hydrolase 4: protein MGAAGSKLEKALGDQFPEGERYFGLENFGNTCYCNSVLQALYFCVPFREQLLDYYANNKSSGDAEDNLLTCLADLFTQISSQKKKTGVIAPKRFVQRLKKQNELFRSYMHQDAHEFLNFLLNELVDILEKEAQTAKNDAETSSPPEKIANGPKNALANGVHKEPLVTWVHKNFQGILTNETRCLRCETVTARDETFFDLSLDIEQNSSITSCLKNFSSTETLNAEDKFFCDKCCSLQEAQKRMKIKKAPQILVIHLKRFKYIEQLGRNKKLSYRVVFPLELKLINSVEDADAEYSLFAVVVHVGSGPNHGHYVSLVKSHNHWLFFDDENVEMIDESAVQTFFGSAQEYSSNTDHGYILFYERLGMNGSSKS, encoded by the exons CGAGGGCGAGCGGTACTTCGGCCTCGAGAATTTCGGCAACACGTGCTACTGCAATAGCGTCTTGCAG GCACTTTATTTCTGCGTTCCATTTCGTGAGCAACTGCTAGATTACTATGCGAACAACAAAAGTAGTGGGGATGCGGAAGATAATCTTTTGACGTGCCTCGCGGACCTGTTCACTCAG ATAAGTtctcaaaagaagaaaacgGGTGTAATTGCGCCAAAGAGATTTGTCCAGAGATTGAAGAAACAGAATGAGCTTTTTCGAAGCTATATGCACCAG GATGCCCATgaatttctaaattttctcCTCAATGAACTTGTTGATATACTGGAGAAGGAGGCTCAAACTGCAAAAAATGATGCAGAAACATCATCGCCTCCTGAAAAGATTGCCAATGGACCAAAAAATGCTCTAGCTAATGGAGTTCATAAGGAGCCATTAGTCACTTGGGTTCACAAAAATTTTCAG GGAATACTGACAAACGAGACAAGATGCCTGCGCTGTGAGACAGTGACAGCAAGAGATGAAACTTTCTTCGACCTGAGCCTGGATATTGAACAGAATAGTTCGATAACAAGTTGTTTGAAGAACTTTAGCTCAACAGAAACTTTAAACGCCGAGGACAAATTCTTTTGTGATAAGTGCTGCAG CTTGCAAGAAGCGCAGAAGAGGATGAAGATCAAGAAGGCCCCTCAGATCCTCGTAATCCACCTCAAGCGGTTTAAGTACATCGAGCAGCTAGGGCGCAACAAGAAGCTCTCCTACCGAGTCGTGTTCCCGCTCGAGCTCAAGCTCATCAACTCTGTAGAAGACGCAGATGCGGAATATTCTCTGTTTGCTGTGGTGGTACATGTGGGGAGTGGACCCAACCATGGGCACTACGTAAGCCTCGTGAAGAGCCATAACCACTGGCTCTTTTTTGATGATGAGAATGTGGAGATGATTGACGAGTCTGCTGTTCAGACCTTCTTCGGTTCCGCCCAGGAATACTCTAGTAATACCGACCATGGGTACATCCTCTTCTACGAGAGACTCGGGATGAATGGTAGCAGCAAGAGCTGA
- the LOC116207649 gene encoding probable mitochondrial adenine nucleotide transporter BTL3 gives MRGEGLLRLDGLIKSELPDPCFVPGGLFLDDSLPCSSSFVAVVSGKSRSGPKLVVGCSENLSLGALRAREGFRNGGFLSVSLSIKGSEEGCFPESTKVLGNNGEGDKLEVAVEEEQDKSKKKGRKSGALNTTKHLWAGAVAAMVSRTFVAPLERLKLEYIVRGEQKNLSELIKKIAVTQGLKGFWKGNFVNILRTAPFKAINFYSNDTYRNQLLKWSGNEETTNFERFIAGAAAGITATILCLPMDTIRTTMVAPGGEALGGVIGTFHHIVRTEGFFSLYKGLVPSIVAMAPSGAVFYGVYDILKSAYLHTPEGRKRLQHMKQEGQQLNAMEQLELGPMRTLLYGAIAGACAEATTYPFEVVRRQLQLQARTARLGAVATCMKIVEQGGVPALYAGLIPSLLQVLPSAAISYFMYECMKIVLKVESR, from the exons ATGCGCGGAGAAGGCTTGCTCCGTCTCGACGGCCTGATTAAATCTGAGCTCCCCGATCCGTGCTTCGTCCCCGGTGGGCTGTTTCTTGATGATTCCCTCCCATGTTCTTCTTCCTTTGTGGCTGTGGTCTCTGGGAAGAGCCGGTCGGGTCCGAAATTGGTGGTGGGTTGTTCTGAAAATTTGAGCTTGGGGGCATTACGGGCGAGGGAGGGGTTTAGGAATGGTGGGTTCTTGTCCGTGAGCCTGTCCATAAAGGGGAGTGAGGAAGGCTGTTTTCCGGAATCGACGAAAGTTTTGGGAAACAATGGGGAAGGTGACAAACTTGAAGTGGCGGTGGAGGAGGAACAGGATAAGTcgaagaagaaggggaggaagTCGGGTGCTTTGAATACCACCAAGCATCTATGGGCTGGAGCTGTTGCTGCAATGGTCTCAAG AACCTTCGTTGCCCCTCTTGAGAGATTAAAGCTGGAATATATAGTACGAGGAGAACAGAAGAACCTCTCTGAGCTCATCAAGAAAATTGCAGTCACTCAGGGATTGAAGGGATTCTGGAAAGGCAATTTTGTGAATATCCTAAGGACAGCCCCATTTAAGGCCATAAATTTCTATTCTAATGATACGTACAGAAATCAATTGCTGAAATGGTCTGGTAATGAGGAAACGACGAATTTCGAGAGGTTCATTGCTGGTGCCGCAGCAGGAATTACCGCTACCATTCTATGCTTGCCAATGGACACG ATAAGAACAACGATGGTGGCACCTGGTGGTGAAGCCCTTGGTGGTGTGATCGGCACTTTCCACCACATTGTTAGGACAGAGGgcttcttctctctctacaAGGGCCTTGTGCCTTCAATTGTTGCAATGGCCCCTTCAGGAGCTGTTTTCTATGGCGTCTATGACATACTAAAGTCGGCCTACCTGCACACACCTGAGGGAAGGAAGAGGCTTCAGCACATGAAGCAGGAAGGGCAGCAGCTGAATGCCATGGAACAGCTCGAGCTGGGCCCCATGAGGACACTGCTCTATGGGGCGATCGCAGGTGCTTGTGCTGAAGCCACCACGTATCCATTCGAAGTTGTCAGGAGACAGCTTCAGTTGCAGGCACGGACAGCAAGGTTGGGCGCTGTAGCAACATGTATGAAGATTGTCGAACAAGGGGGTGTCCCAGCCCTCTATGCAGGATTGATCCCCAGCTTGCTGCAG GTTTTACCTTCAGCAGCAATAAGTTACTTTATGTACGAGTGCATGAAGATAGTTCTCAAAGTGGAATCGAGGTAG